The sequence below is a genomic window from Gemmatimonadota bacterium.
CCGGACGTCACCTCGGCCAGGTACTCCGCCTCGTGGAGGATATGCCTCAGGTAGTCACGCGCCGACCGCGACAAACTCCGCCTCCTCGAGGTTCCGAGGACCGATGAAGGGGCTCAGCCCCTCGGTCGTGACCAGGTCGACGGGCCGGCCGAGCAACCGCTCCAGAAGGGAAGCGAGCGCCGCGAAGCGGTCGTACGTCTTCTGCGCCGGATCGAACTCCACCAGCACGTCGGCGTCGCTGTCAGCTCCGGCGGTCCCGCGCAGGACCGACCCGAACAGGCCGATTCGGCGCACCCCCAGCGCACGCAGATCCTGGCGGTGATCGTTGAGGATGCGTTTGATGTCGCCCGCCGGGGGCGGCGGAGGCAGAGAGTCGCCGGGCCGCTCGCCCTCCCGGGGCGAGCCAAGGAGTGCTCGTTCGAGGATGACCAGGACCTCGGAATTCAGGCTGCGCCGGTTGCCCGCCGCCCGGTCTCTGAGCTGCTCGTGCAGTTCCTCGGGCACACCCCGAATCGTCAGCGTCGTCATGGCGTGCTCCTCCGGCTGGGTGCTCTCTCCCTTTGACATTATTTCGCATGCATAATGCTGTCAACGCCTCC
It includes:
- a CDS encoding nucleotidyltransferase domain-containing protein is translated as MTTLTIRGVPEELHEQLRDRAAGNRRSLNSEVLVILERALLGSPREGERPGDSLPPPPPAGDIKRILNDHRQDLRALGVRRIGLFGSVLRGTAGADSDADVLVEFDPAQKTYDRFAALASLLERLLGRPVDLVTTEGLSPFIGPRNLEEAEFVAVGA